TTTTAGCAAGTGTTTTGGGCtcaaataaagagttttttgagctgtgacacatgcaaagctactcaagtggagtcccagaataaaaataaacagctgGAAATGAGCTGAAATAATAGATCCTCTTTTAAAAATCAAGAATATTAAGAAAAGTTCCGTCTTTTTTTTAAGCTGTTCTTCTCTGCAACAACCGTGGAATCAGCATAACTGCTTACAGCCAGAATAAGAACTGTTTCCTTGTATTCTGAACAGTCAGCTGGTGCTAAAGCCTCACAGACGAATCCAGCTCGGTCTCCAACGACGGCTCCTGCCAGAGCGAAGCGAAGCGTCTCGAACAAAGAGTTCAGCCAGACAGAGGAAGAGCCTCCAGGGTATGTTACTTCTAGACGGGGAAACACCAGTctgtattttcctgttttactACCATTATGTCATTGGGATTTTTTGTGATCTTCTACTCATATTTCTTTAGTGTAAACAAGCCACTGAACACAAAAACAGTGGAAAAGTTATAATAATGCAGGTGTTTGCTACTAAATCTCCAGGACATGtcccaggtctatattttttttattccgGGCTTTACTTTTATATCTTTTCATagtttacagttcaaaaaactgaTGTATCTTATGTATTGCATTACATTTGTTCATAATTGAGCTGTTGTCTCATTaatttcttgtcattttcttgttttatcatCAGAGACAAAGATCCAAAAAAGACTGATAAGTGGAGGATTATAGTAGATGAAGGACTGATGAAGATTGAGTCATTTCCACATTTCTTCCATGGAGATTACTGTGTACCTCTGGTAAGCAGCTGCAGACacagactgtctgtctgtactggAACACTCAGAACTTCATATCATAGAAATTCCCTATTTTTTGTTCCCTGGTTCGTCCCTGTAAAACagatgatttgatttgatttttgcaTATTAACAATGAAAACCTACATTTCTTAAAACCTCTTCATAATGCTGAGTTCATATACAACCAATGAACCTAAAATACTGTGACAAGACAAGTGTATCATCATACCAGACTTAGATACAATCAGTGTTTTAATAAATTTGGGATCTTATTAGTACAAATGttaagtttttaaatgtattacgGTCATTAGGCAAATCAAAAGCCTTGTGTTATCAGATGTTTACTATTAAAtacagtgatgtcatgtttatattaaatgtgtaatttttcaCATTGACCAACAGGATATTCAGTGGGCTCCAGATGGTGATGATAACAATGATAATGTAAGTAGGCAGCATGTTTTcaaactgtaatattttgtcttttatactTCGACTTCTATATTTTTAAGTGTTAAAATCAAACGCTCTTCTGTCCttttcacagacagactgtCAAGATCCTGATAACGTGATAGAAGTAAGCACATTACGACATGATTACTTAAAAGTGTTgcaacaaagctctgctaaatgcaaacaaaagcaACTTGGATTTTTATTGGCAGGTGAAAGAGCCGTGGCAGTGGCTCGGTCTGGATGTCAGGGGACCTTTGCCGCAAACACAGAACggacacaaatacattttgactgTGACAGATTACTACTCCAAGTGGGTGGAAGCTGTACCTATGCAGATGTGCCTCCCTTCGCATGTAGCGAAGCACGTCGCGGACATCATCGCCCACTTTGGTTACCCGTTCAGAATCCTCTCCAGACTGCCTCATGACATAGTCCACAAAGTGAGTGCACTCATATCATTGTAGGGaataaaggggacataacatgcacattttgaGGTCTATATTTTGAACTTACATGTTTAATgtagacatctgacattataacaggatagaaatcacagaaaatcacaaaaaacatgtcatgtcCTCTTTAATTCCACCCTCGCTCAGTTGATCCACCAGCTAGGTaagaactacagctcccatgagcCTTAGACAGAATACCAATGGCTCCAATGCTGCCTTCATGTGATATTGgaattactgtaattatcagTTTCTGACTTGCGAAAAGCTTTCACATCCAAGTTGTAATTATGACTGGAAACTAAAAGCTTTGATATTTCTGACTAGTCGTTTTAAATACAAAAGCtcctgaaaaccaaacaaaaatagATTCCTTGCATCAGCCAAAGTCTGTCGTTACAGGTtattaaacccaaatttaattGATATAATGCTTTAttgtcaatgcacagtatttttaacccTCACAAGACCAACTTTGCAATCACACAACCATCTTAAGTTGTCAGCAAACGTGAACATTCCCAAGTCTTAAACACAGGAGTCTTTCCTATCTTTGTCATCTGTCCAATATGATGTGAACGTGACACAAGACTCATGTGGAATACTAACAAAACGTTATATATCAGTTAAACTAAACTAGGCGCTCGAATGTTACTATGCAGCAGTAGACCGCAAAGTTTTGAATATTGCCAGAAAACAGCAggaacatgttttcagaaagactGAAGAAAGAAAGTCCAAGAAAACTTACAGAGCTATCGTAATATTGATCAagatattgtaatattgtgtCTGACATACATGATGTACTGTGTCATTATATTCTCACGCTAGATCAACAGAGAATTGAAAGACCAGCTGAAGGTCACCGTCGCTCTCGTGGTCTATCATCAGCAGACCGGGACTGCAGATttaatcacacagcagctgattgACAGGTCTGTACTCTGTGTTGCAGGTGTATCAATGTattatttgtaacatttgtaCATCATATTTTACTGCCACTTTAATTATGACGCTGTTAAATTGACGAATGACACTATGCATGACATGTCGGGtaattgttaattaaaaatCTCTCATCACGCCTTCATGTAAACGCTGTAACGTTTCTAATTGCTGCTTCCCAAAAGGATGGTGAGTGATCTGATAGAGGAACATGCAGCCGACTGGGACGTCTACCTGCCCGCCAAGGTTTTCAGTCTGTGCTTCAAAGAACATTCAAAGACTAAGGAGAGGCCTTTTTCAATGCTTTGCTGTAGAGGACTGGAGCCCGTACATTCTCCCAGGGGTCTGAATGTACGTCATTAAAGGTTTGAACGTTTTAGTTTTGATGAACCTTTGTTTACGTATATGAAATGACCTTTGTGTTCTCCACCTCTCTGTCCCACAGTTTGTCTACTCCAAGATCCAAGAGAGTGCTTTCGTGGTTAGATAGATATTTAAGGCGCATTTTGAGTAAGTACATACCATATATTAGTATAATATTAAACAGTTTTCTGAGATAAAGGAGTTTGTGGAAtatttaagaacattttaaagacGTTTTTCCAGAAAGataatgtttgtatatttgaGAATATCAGAGAATTTTACGTACAACTTGTCTcacagtattattatttttcaggCGAATTGAAGTGGAAACCAGACGTGGTTACATTAACAAACTGGGGATGAAGGATACTTCTTGGTTCTGGAGGCGCTCTGACCCAGTTATGGATTGTAATGGAAAAGCTGGACTTTGTACCCCACTAGTTTGAACAAGATGAAGACTTTGTTGACTGTTGACTGGACAGTTATTACAGATACAACTGCAAACGTCTACAGCATCCTTCGCAGGATTAATTGACATTTTCAACCTGTTCAATCCAAAGTGTGTTGGCTTTTAACCgtttttctgtccatcaactcAGTGCAAGACAATTATCAGTCTTGTGTCATGTTATTGGATGTAATACTTTATTTCAGGTATTGAAATTGTCACCTCAGTGAATTGAAATGAATctcaaaaacatcattttgaCTGAGCAGGATGCAGGATGCTGGAGCAGGAGCTCAGTCGATGATTTCTTTAATAGTCATGACCAAAAGTTTTCAAAGCTTATGTCAGTTGGGTTTGAGCAATATGAGTCTGATAGATCAggagttttgtgtttgtatttgcgGAGCTTTACTCTCCAGACAGTTGAGGCATTTGATCTGGCAAATATAAGTCTGCTGTTCCTCattgtttgttgtcatttttgtctataaaatgtaaaaaatgaacaattatAGCTGTGATTATTAATGCAATATGCAAACAGAGACAACAAAAATACTCCTGTGTATCAACGTGTACTCAAAATAGGAGTGACGTGTCAGTATATAGTTCATAATTAGAGCACCATGACTTGATTTCAGCTTTAAAGATTCAGTTTATGCTGTGTCAGACTTGACACAGGAAAATTCCAGTGGTGCAAAGACAGgttacttcctcttttctttacagattacagtgttaaggtaaaaaaaaaaaaaaaatactacacaCGCAAGTGTTTTGAAATGCAAACCACTAAATGGACAGATTTGGTACATTTTAAACAATGATTTTAAAAGACTTATTGTTTAAAGATGGTAAGacaagtgtgtgtatattttcagGTGTCTTAACTCTTTCTGAATCACGTTCTTTGTAGTCGCCTCTGACCAGCCAAACAAGCCACAACATCATAAACATAACTGAGAAAGACAAATTCTGATGGTATAGCAGCAATGGGTTCAACTGTGGACCAGTT
The genomic region above belongs to Thunnus albacares chromosome 17, fThuAlb1.1, whole genome shotgun sequence and contains:
- the zgc:153292 gene encoding uncharacterized protein zgc:153292, which encodes MGRYKCAYNCESSSESDVKFFKFPLYNQRKLRKWLVNMKWKDWTPTRFSVLCSNHFEEQYIDRTGKSVTLKEDAVPTIFSSPDKTQKRKASITPRSKRYKSAGAKASQTNPARSPTTAPARAKRSVSNKEFSQTEEEPPGDKDPKKTDKWRIIVDEGLMKIESFPHFFHGDYCVPLDIQWAPDGDDNNDNTDCQDPDNVIEVKEPWQWLGLDVRGPLPQTQNGHKYILTVTDYYSKWVEAVPMQMCLPSHVAKHVADIIAHFGYPFRILSRLPHDIVHKINRELKDQLKVTVALVVYHQQTGTADLITQQLIDRMVSDLIEEHAADWDVYLPAKVFSLCFKEHSKTKERPFSMLCCRGLEPVHSPRGLNFVYSKIQESAFVVR